The following are encoded together in the Daucus carota subsp. sativus chromosome 5, DH1 v3.0, whole genome shotgun sequence genome:
- the LOC108222169 gene encoding NAC domain-containing protein 7, translating into MDTSSHIVPPGFRFHPTDEELVDYYLRKKITSKRIDLDVIKDIDLYKIEPWDLQELCGLGVEEQNEWYFFSHKDKKYPTGTRTNRATAAGFWKATGRDKAIYSKLDLVGMRKTLVYYKGRAPNGQKSDWIMHEYRLETDENAPTQAKGWVVCRVFKKKIAAVRRMSEHESPIWYEDQVSFMPDMDSPKQPNITYRYPYPCKKEQEFQYQNISGSDHFFQLPHLENSKMLQSPLPLIRSCNYMPPYGLNVNLSRNIPQSSSIAQDEISYPSSYDQAVEQVTDWRVLDKFVASQLSHEDVPQDNHEYLNVNAAALSSVVSADDDNSSTLVRNLNSQEILDPENTSNSISSCQIDLWK; encoded by the exons ATGGATACATCTTCTCATATCGTCCCTCCTGGTTTCCGTTTCCATCCAACTGATGAAGAACTGGTGGATTACTACCTAAGAAAAAAGATTACTTCTAAAAGGATTGACCTAGATGTCATCAAAGACATCGATCTTTACAAAATTGAGCCCTGGGATCTCCAAG AGCTATGTGGACTGGGAGTAGAAGAGCAGAATGAATGGTACTTCTTCAGTCATAAAGATAAGAAGTATCCAACTGGAACTCGCACGAATAGAGCCACAGCTGCTGGATTCTGGAAAGCAACAGGAAGAGATAAAGCAATTTATTCTAAGCTTGATTTAGTTGGCATGAGAAAGACATTAGTGTATTACAAAGGTCGTGCCCCCAATGGACAAAAGTCAGATTGGATCATGCACGAGTATCGCCTTGAAACAGATGAAAATGCACCTACCCAGGCAA AAGGATGGGTTGTTTGTAGGGTGTTTAAGAAGAAAATTGCAGCAGTGCGAAGAATGAGTGAGCACGAGTCACCAATATGGTACGAAGATCAAGTTTCATTCATGCCAGACATGGATTCTCCCAAACAACCGAACATTACATACCGttatccttatccttgcaaaaaGGAGCAGGAATTTCAGTATCAAAATATATCTGGATCGGACCATTTTTTCCAGCTTCCCCATCTTGAAAACTCAAAAATGCTGCAATCACCGCTACCTCTCATCAGAAGCTGCAATTATATGCCCCCGTACGGCCTTAACGTGAACCTTAGCAGAAACATTCCGCAATCTTCATCCATTGCACAAGACGAAATCAGCTATCCATCGAGTTATGATCAAGCAGTTGAGCAAGTAACTGACTGGCGTGTTCTTGATAAGTTTGTTGCTTCACAACTCAGCCACGAAGATGTTCCACAGGATAATCATGAATATTTGAATGTTAATGCAGCCGCTCTAAGCAGTGTCGTTTCTGCAGATGATGATAACTCAAGCACCCTTGTCAGAAATTTGAATAGCCAAGAGATATTGGATCCTGAAAACACGTCAAACTCAATTTCAAGTTGTCAGATTGATTTGTGGAAATGA